The following is a genomic window from Clostridium sp..
TAATTATTTTATAATGTCAATACTTAAAAAGCAATTTGGCAGGGCATAAATTATTATAGCAGTGGCCAATATGATATAATTTATTTATAAATTAATTTACAGCAGTAAGATTGTTGTGTTATAGAATAGGAGGTAACAGGATATATGGGAAATAAACTTAAAATATCAATAACTATAATAATAATTTTATTATTAGGTTTAATAAGTTTCAGAATTAACTCTTTCAAAATATCCAATCAAAGTCCAGAAGCTAAATCACAAGCTAAAACCTATGATTTGATTAAATACAAAGACTCATATGTAGGCGATAATAGCTCTGTAGGTAATATAATATCAAGGTTACCTGCTAATGCTTATAATACAGGATTTAGTCTGCAAACCAGTAAAAAGCCCTATGGAATAACTATAAATTATAAAGCAATCCAAGATTTGAAGGAAAAGGATTATAATAATTTTTTAGAGAAAAATGCAGCAGTATTATTTTTTCTTATACAAAATGCTGATTTTGTAGA
Proteins encoded in this region:
- a CDS encoding DUF4825 domain-containing protein, yielding MGNKLKISITIIIILLLGLISFRINSFKISNQSPEAKSQAKTYDLIKYKDSYVGDNSSVGNIISRLPANAYNTGFSLQTSKKPYGITINYKAIQDLKEKDYNNFLEKNAAVLFFLIQNADFVEFNVENINEKSYKYNRKNLEEKYGINLKKLFTDDISIKKFLNS